The following are encoded together in the Pseudodesulfovibrio indicus genome:
- a CDS encoding glutamine synthetase family protein, which produces MSLPKTPSIDSIKKQIRDNDIQFVRFEQADLYGVSRSKTVPVGAFMDYIENGLNFYGGLLGLDIQSMVPTGTGYAEEVSFEDHCTVPDLSTFTVLPWVPNTANITVDPYWYDGRPAMASPRLLLKKIINEFDALGYICRLGYEFEFYVLDKETRKPVYDGQPIFVTLKNNFDIDYTYDLMRKMDQAGVRIITQNSEHGPGQQEINLYYQDGLPAADTAFLYKMGTKEISLQHGYIATWLTKPFINSSASGSHFHVSLIDKKTGKNAFNDPDAEYGLSELARNFLAGLLKHARANTIFTAPTVNCYKRYRINSFAPHTATWGMENRTVGIRLKGCRGESTHLENRLACGGTNPYLLALSTLAAGLEGIRSKPELAAPVRGIAYEDDTLPRLPFTLDEAVEAFENDTDLHSVLDPEFIKLVLAVKKFEVRTARDKFEDYGTPEFNNRVDPWEWDYYMELL; this is translated from the coding sequence ATGAGCCTGCCAAAAACACCCTCAATCGACAGCATCAAGAAGCAGATTCGAGACAACGACATCCAGTTCGTCCGTTTCGAGCAAGCGGATCTGTACGGCGTGTCCCGAAGCAAGACCGTCCCGGTCGGCGCCTTCATGGACTATATCGAAAACGGCCTGAATTTTTACGGCGGCCTGCTCGGCCTCGACATCCAGTCCATGGTCCCCACCGGCACCGGGTACGCGGAGGAGGTCTCTTTCGAGGACCACTGCACCGTGCCCGACCTGTCCACCTTCACGGTCCTGCCCTGGGTCCCGAACACCGCCAACATCACCGTTGATCCCTACTGGTACGACGGTCGCCCGGCCATGGCCTCCCCGCGCCTGCTGCTGAAGAAGATCATCAACGAGTTCGACGCCCTGGGCTACATCTGCCGCCTGGGCTACGAGTTCGAGTTCTACGTCTTGGACAAGGAGACCCGGAAGCCGGTCTACGACGGCCAGCCGATCTTCGTGACCCTCAAGAACAACTTCGACATCGACTACACCTACGACCTGATGCGCAAGATGGACCAGGCGGGCGTGCGGATCATCACCCAGAACTCCGAGCACGGGCCGGGGCAGCAGGAGATCAACCTCTACTACCAGGACGGCCTGCCCGCGGCGGACACCGCCTTCCTCTACAAGATGGGGACCAAGGAGATATCCCTCCAGCACGGCTACATCGCCACCTGGCTGACCAAGCCGTTCATCAACTCCTCGGCCTCGGGCTCCCATTTCCACGTCTCGCTCATCGACAAGAAGACCGGCAAGAACGCCTTCAACGATCCCGACGCCGAGTACGGTTTGTCCGAGCTGGCCCGCAATTTCCTGGCCGGGCTGCTCAAGCACGCCCGGGCCAACACCATCTTCACCGCGCCCACGGTCAATTGCTACAAGCGGTATCGGATCAACTCCTTTGCCCCGCACACCGCCACCTGGGGCATGGAGAACCGCACCGTGGGCATCCGTCTCAAGGGGTGCCGCGGCGAATCGACCCATCTGGAAAACCGCCTGGCCTGCGGCGGGACCAACCCGTATCTCCTGGCCCTGTCCACCCTGGCCGCCGGTCTGGAAGGCATCCGCTCCAAGCCGGAGCTGGCCGCCCCGGTCCGGGGCATCGCCTACGAGGACGACACCCTGCCCCGGCTGCCGTTCACCCTGGACGAGGCCGTGGAGGCCTTCGAGAACGACACCGACCTGCACTCCGTACTCGATCCCGAATTCATCAAGCTGGTCCTGGCCGTGAAGAAGTTCGAGGTCCGGACCGCGCGCGACAAGTTCGAGGACTACGGCACCCCGGAGTTCAACAACCGCGTCGATCCCTGGGAATGGGACTACTACATGGAGCTTCTCTAA
- a CDS encoding ATP-binding protein → MASTLEVFARHSANPLVIVDGAQQIVYANNAFCRLLPPDSPFPEGRRLATLPLPDCLRRALLGGLDEADLTGVDLSLPVEITSGSDREEMTCRTVRLPDNTVAVELLRHAGIERLKSALREEKVLRRQSDMLRERGRKLFFDVVNELPVFVYMQRRDYSVAYANKKTLAFYGEVKGRKCYQMFGGRDDPCPHCPTFRVFDTGKPVDWQFTDDEGRTFHIYDYPFEDENGDPLVMELGVDITELKRVERELFQAQKMRAIGVLAGGIAHDLNNNLVPIIFNVDYALGKADGTEVEPPLAEALRAAYKAADLVEQVLEYSRQQDVTRSVLHLTPLARENLGILQGTLPEHVTLETDFSAERDCVLANPSQIQQVLLNLCRNAVQAMSGAGTLSVRVSNLRLESRKDAPHNGLALGDHVVLTVSDTGHGIEPGSAERIFEPFYTSKTKSGGTGMGLAVVHAIVTCSGGSIRVDSRPGKGTTFTVYLPCTPTPEVKTLARETKPAVRSTGRLLLVDDDAGALQAMQRVLRDAGYEVFTADGGTEGLKEFFRGRGQFELVITDQSMPDMTGMEMAARILEHAPGTRVVICTGHVEPRLEAQARETGVSGFVMKPMSPRTLVENVNKYRS, encoded by the coding sequence ATGGCCTCCACACTGGAAGTCTTTGCCCGGCACAGCGCCAACCCGCTCGTCATCGTGGATGGGGCGCAGCAAATCGTTTACGCCAACAACGCCTTCTGCCGCCTTTTGCCGCCCGATTCGCCCTTCCCGGAGGGACGGCGTCTCGCCACCCTGCCGCTGCCTGACTGTTTGCGCCGCGCCCTGCTCGGCGGCCTGGACGAGGCGGACCTGACCGGAGTGGACCTGAGCCTGCCCGTGGAGATAACGTCCGGGAGCGACCGCGAGGAGATGACCTGCCGCACGGTCCGGCTGCCCGACAACACCGTGGCCGTCGAGCTGCTGCGCCACGCCGGGATCGAACGCCTCAAGTCCGCCCTGCGCGAGGAAAAGGTGCTGCGCCGCCAGTCGGACATGCTCCGGGAGCGCGGCCGCAAGCTCTTCTTCGACGTGGTCAACGAGCTGCCGGTATTCGTCTACATGCAGCGGCGCGACTATTCCGTGGCCTACGCCAACAAGAAGACCCTGGCGTTCTACGGCGAGGTCAAGGGGAGGAAGTGCTACCAGATGTTCGGCGGCCGGGACGACCCGTGCCCCCACTGCCCCACCTTCCGGGTGTTCGACACCGGAAAGCCCGTGGACTGGCAGTTCACCGACGACGAGGGGCGGACCTTCCACATCTACGACTATCCCTTCGAGGACGAGAACGGCGATCCCCTGGTCATGGAGCTGGGCGTGGACATCACCGAGCTCAAGCGCGTGGAGCGCGAGCTGTTCCAGGCCCAGAAGATGCGGGCCATCGGCGTGCTCGCCGGAGGCATCGCCCACGACCTGAACAACAATCTGGTCCCGATCATCTTCAATGTAGACTACGCCCTGGGCAAGGCGGACGGGACCGAGGTGGAGCCGCCCCTGGCCGAGGCGCTGCGCGCGGCGTACAAGGCCGCCGACCTGGTGGAGCAGGTCCTGGAATACAGCCGCCAGCAGGACGTCACCCGGTCGGTCCTGCACCTGACCCCGCTGGCCCGTGAGAACCTCGGCATCCTCCAGGGAACCCTGCCCGAGCACGTCACCCTGGAGACGGATTTTTCGGCCGAGCGCGACTGCGTGCTGGCCAACCCCTCGCAGATCCAGCAGGTCCTGCTCAACCTCTGCCGCAACGCGGTCCAGGCCATGTCCGGGGCCGGCACGCTCTCGGTCCGGGTCTCCAACCTGCGCCTGGAATCGCGCAAGGACGCCCCACACAACGGACTGGCCCTGGGCGACCACGTGGTCCTGACCGTCTCGGACACCGGCCACGGCATCGAGCCGGGCAGCGCCGAGCGCATCTTCGAGCCGTTCTACACCAGCAAGACCAAGAGCGGCGGCACCGGCATGGGGCTGGCCGTGGTCCACGCCATCGTGACCTGCAGCGGCGGCTCCATCCGCGTGGACTCCAGGCCGGGCAAAGGCACGACCTTCACGGTCTACCTGCCCTGTACCCCCACGCCGGAGGTCAAGACCCTGGCCCGCGAGACCAAGCCCGCCGTGCGCTCCACCGGCCGACTGCTGCTGGTGGACGACGACGCGGGCGCGCTCCAGGCCATGCAGCGCGTGCTGCGCGACGCGGGCTATGAGGTCTTCACCGCGGACGGCGGGACCGAGGGGCTGAAGGAATTCTTCCGGGGGCGCGGCCAGTTCGAGCTGGTCATCACGGACCAGTCCATGCCCGACATGACCGGCATGGAGATGGCCGCCCGCATCCTGGAGCACGCGCCCGGAACCCGGGTGGTCATCTGCACCGGCCACGTGGAGCCGAGGCTGGAGGCCCAGGCCCGCGAGACCGGGGTGTCCGGGTTCGTCATGAAACCCATGTCGCCCCGCACGTTGGTGGAAAACGTCAACAAATACAGGTCATAG
- a CDS encoding sigma-54-dependent transcriptional regulator yields MARILIIDDDELIRSGLSRCFGDLGHEVLTAHGLGQGIERARSGVDVIYLDLSLPDGDGHTAINELSAAPGGPEIIVLTGLRDNFGAQETLTSGAWDYIQKPATPSILKSSLASALKYREDKVATREPVPEFDAGAIIGDSPAINRAKQLMARAAESEASVLVLGETGVGKELAAQAIHRNSSRRKGPFVVVDCSNLTESLLESVLYGHVKGAFTGAHGDHRGLVAEADTGTLFLDEVGELPPALQKSFLRVLQEHRFRPVGSGREQTSDFRLVAATNRDLEAMTRAGTFRPDLLFRLRTLEIPLPPLRDRDRDVTLLAEHFSQAASDRYRLSRKRLSKQFAKVVTAYTWPGNVRELGNVMEAAVIAAGHEPVIYPKHLPGNVRVSTLDKGKPRKQQSKPTPPPSDAPIQSYADYKSMRDRAYFQQLMDLCDFDIPRASRLSGLSIPSIYRHLALAGIPTRSAK; encoded by the coding sequence ATGGCGCGCATCCTGATCATCGACGACGACGAACTCATCCGCAGCGGCCTTTCCCGGTGTTTCGGGGACCTCGGCCACGAGGTCCTGACCGCCCACGGGCTGGGCCAGGGCATCGAGCGCGCCCGGTCCGGGGTGGACGTCATCTACCTGGACCTGAGCCTGCCCGACGGCGACGGCCACACGGCCATCAACGAGCTTTCCGCCGCCCCCGGCGGGCCGGAGATCATCGTCCTGACGGGGCTGCGCGACAACTTCGGCGCCCAGGAGACCCTGACCAGCGGGGCGTGGGACTACATCCAGAAACCGGCCACCCCGTCCATCCTCAAATCGTCCCTGGCGAGCGCGCTGAAGTACCGCGAGGACAAGGTGGCCACGCGGGAGCCGGTCCCGGAGTTCGACGCCGGGGCCATCATCGGCGACTCCCCGGCCATCAACCGGGCCAAGCAGCTCATGGCCAGGGCCGCCGAGAGCGAGGCCTCGGTGCTCGTGCTCGGGGAGACCGGCGTGGGCAAGGAGCTGGCGGCCCAGGCCATCCACCGCAACAGCTCCCGGCGCAAGGGGCCCTTTGTGGTCGTGGACTGCTCCAACCTCACGGAGAGCCTGCTCGAAAGCGTGCTCTACGGGCACGTCAAGGGAGCGTTCACCGGGGCGCACGGCGACCACCGGGGGCTGGTGGCCGAGGCGGACACCGGGACCCTGTTCCTGGACGAGGTGGGCGAGCTGCCCCCGGCCCTCCAGAAATCCTTCCTGCGCGTGCTCCAGGAACACCGCTTCCGGCCCGTCGGTTCCGGCCGCGAACAGACCAGCGACTTCCGGCTGGTGGCGGCCACCAACCGGGACCTGGAGGCCATGACCCGCGCCGGGACCTTCCGTCCGGACCTGCTCTTCCGGCTGCGCACCCTGGAGATTCCCCTGCCGCCCCTGCGCGACCGGGACCGGGACGTGACCCTGCTGGCCGAGCATTTCTCGCAGGCCGCCAGCGACCGCTACCGGCTGTCGCGCAAGCGGCTCTCCAAGCAGTTCGCCAAGGTCGTCACGGCCTACACCTGGCCGGGCAACGTTCGCGAGCTGGGCAACGTCATGGAGGCGGCGGTCATCGCCGCGGGCCACGAGCCGGTCATCTACCCCAAGCACCTGCCCGGCAACGTCCGGGTCTCCACCCTGGACAAGGGCAAGCCCCGGAAGCAGCAATCCAAACCGACGCCCCCCCCTTCGGACGCCCCCATCCAGTCCTACGCGGACTACAAGTCCATGCGCGACCGCGCCTACTTCCAGCAGCTCATGGACCTCTGCGACTTCGACATCCCCAGGGCCAGCCGACTCTCCGGCCTGAGCATTCCGAGCATCTACCGTCACCTGGCCCTGGCGGGCATCCCCACACGATCCGCGAAATAG
- a CDS encoding CGGC domain-containing protein — MEKILIIGCRNTMDDVCIGCSRCMVAFNRREGQFERYKDMEAEVLGILNCGGCPGASVVQRLAQVKLWNLPLKEQPTKIHIGPCLSDHCPHYDDVVTKIFAKSGLDVIEGTHPYMPDKIWG; from the coding sequence ATGGAAAAGATATTGATCATCGGCTGCCGAAACACCATGGACGACGTGTGCATCGGCTGCTCCCGCTGCATGGTGGCCTTCAACCGGCGCGAGGGCCAGTTCGAGCGCTACAAGGACATGGAGGCGGAGGTCCTGGGCATTCTGAACTGCGGCGGCTGTCCCGGGGCGAGCGTCGTCCAGCGACTGGCCCAGGTGAAGCTCTGGAACCTGCCCCTCAAGGAGCAGCCCACCAAGATCCACATCGGCCCCTGTTTGTCCGACCACTGCCCCCATTACGACGACGTGGTCACCAAGATCTTCGCCAAGTCCGGCCTGGACGTCATCGAAGGCACCCACCCCTACATGCCCGATAAAATCTGGGGCTGA